The Rhodothermales bacterium genome contains the following window.
TGCTCGTGGGCATGCTCCGGTTTTCGCTCCTCTACATCGCGCTCATCTTCTCCGCTCTCCAGCAACTCAATCCGGATCCCGACGAAATCGAACTCTGGTTGACGCGGGGCTTCCTGCAACCTATTGCGGAGTTTGCGACCGCTTCGCCCTGGTTGTTGACGACAATCGCCATCGGCATCGCGATCCTTCTGTCCTGGGTCACGGGCATCCTGGTGAGCTTCAACAAATACTACAACTTCATGTTGTGGCTGGAGGGCAACAAGCTCCATAAGCGGAGCGGTCTGCTCACGCTGTCCGAAGGCACCATCCCCCTGAAACGCGTGCAGGCGCTGCTTTTCCGTGCGAATGCGTTGATGCGCCATTTTCGGTGGTATGCGCTGCAGCTCCAGACGATGGGGCTGGAATCCGCCCAGAAGGGCGAGCAGCTCGCGGCGCCGTTGGCGCGGTTGTCCGAAGCCCAGGCCATCGGCCGGCGCATCTACCCGTTCGAGATGCCGGCGGCGTTCCACCCCGTCTCGCGCCTCACCATCCGACGCGCGATCGTCCGATACACCGTTCTACTGGCGCTTGCGATGGCCGCCCTGGCGTACTGGGCCGGCGTCGCCGTGGCGTGGCTGCTGCTGCTCCTGCCCCTGATCGTCGTGTATGCGATCATGCGGTACCGCAATATGGGATACGCCTTCGACGACACCACCCTCTTCGTCCGCAAGGGCGTATTCATTTACACCGTGTGGGTCATCCCTATCGCCCGCTTCCAGGTGCTTTACACCTCTTCCTCGTTTTTCCAGCGTCGACTCGGACTGCAGACCGTTTACGCGGACACCGCCGGCGCGGGCAATGTCACCTCCGCGGAGATCTTCGATCTACCGGCGGACGAGGCGGGCCGCGTGGTCGATGCCCTCTATGCACGTTTCAAAGCCCCGTTTACCTCGGCGTCCGACGATCATCCCCTCGTCGGCGAAGTGTCCCCTCGGAGCTGACACAGGCCGAGATACAACACGATCGGGATGGTTTTGCGCAGCGCCGGCCCGGTGATGTCGAGCGCCGTCCACCCGAGCGAAAGCGTCCACGCCGCCGGCCCGATCCAAGACACCCACCAGGGAAACCGCTTCGCGATGAAATCAAACAGCCGCATCGCCAGCTGCTTCCCGATAATCGCGCCGATCGCCCCGAAAATCACCCGCTTGATGAGGCCGTCCACCACCAGGCTGCCAAAAGCCTGGATGAGCAGCGGCAGGGCGAAGACGCCGGCCGACTTCTTCACGAACGCCGCGGCGCGTTCCTGCTCCACCCCCAGGCTCACCAGCAACGCCTGCTGCTCCTCCGCCGAGAGCTTCGAAAACTCGCGGGTGACGTAGGTCTCGACGACGTGCGCGAGCATCTCACCATCCGTCACCATGGTGGGGAGCGACACCTTCAACGCGGCCGCTACATCCCGGACGATCTCCTGAAACGGGACCCCGGGGTCGCGCCCCTGCAGCCGGCGAAAGAGAAATGCGGCGTCGGAGCTGCCCAGATATCGGATGGCGTTTTCGAGCTCCAGCGTGAGGGCTTCGCGGTTGGCGTCGGACGGGTCGTCCGCGAATCGATCCCGGCGAAGCCGCAGCGCCTGATCGTCGGTGGCGTTAAAGGGCGATTCGATGAGACCGACGAGAAAGGCGTAGTCGGCGGCGTGAAGGCGGGACAGGAGCGGGTGCATAACGTGACGGTAAACAATGAATGGGCAACAAGGAACGGGGTGAGAGGTACTACGGTACGCCTGAAAACGAGGTTACGGAAGGGTTTAAGGTTCCAGGATTAAGGTTAAAGGTCTACGCCCGAGTACGGATGAAAAAAACGATTGCCGCCGGCCTCGCCGGACTGCTTATCCTGGCGAGCCTGCTGTTCGAGCGCGGATGTGGCGGCGAGGACCCTGTCGTCGATGCCGGGCCATCGGGGGTCGTCAGCGCGTCGTCCCACCGGGCAAGTTACGCCCTGAAGGCCGCGCGGCTGGATTATCTATTTCACATGACGCGGGATCCAGCGACGAACGCCATCCCTCCAAACGTCCGCGCCTCGGAGGTACGCCACGTCCGCCAGATCGCTGAAACCGCCAACAAGGCCGGGCGCGCAGCCGATCTACTCGGCTGGTTCGCCATCGGCCCCGGGGATGTCGGGGGGCGGACGCGGGCCCTCGCGGTCGACCTCGGTAACCCGAACCGGCTGCTCGCCGGCGGCGTGTCTGGCGGCCTGTGGCAAAGCCTGGATGCCGGCGGATCCTGGGAGCCGCTCACCGTCGACGCCGGCAACCTGAGCGTGACCGACATCGTCCAGGACCCCCGCCCCGGCTTTCGCAACCGCTGGTATTACGCCTCCGGGGAGTTCGCCGGCAACAGCGCGTCCGACCCCGACCGGTTCGCCCCCTACTTCGGCAGCGGCCTCTACCGGTCGATCGACAACGGCCTCACGTGGAATGTCGCCCCGGCGGCGTCGGGGCGCGACATCACCCGGTTTGATTCCCCGTTCGACTTCGTGAGCCGGGTAGCGGTCAGCCCCGTTACGGGCACCCTTTTCGCCGCAAGCAATGCGACGGGCATCTACCGGTCGAGCGACGGCGGAATCACCTTCGGCGCCAACGAGCCCAACGCCACCGTGCCGGCGCCCGTCCTCGGCGGCGTCAACGACC
Protein-coding sequences here:
- a CDS encoding PH domain-containing protein, yielding MTTDPADMRDTQMLHPMTLVQRFLVSLPAFVILLLPVIRSGGSAEIVPILAVVLYSVLALPLIFLRYFRFRYQITEREVLIHSGVLTRQHRSIPLERIQNIEIEQSLLPRLFGTAKVKIETAGSAQTEGVLEYVSLATARDIREIVRTYQLQQSERLDTSAASGTAADPATDTQPGAASRADTQAEATREVLLDLPLYRVLLVGMLRFSLLYIALIFSALQQLNPDPDEIELWLTRGFLQPIAEFATASPWLLTTIAIGIAILLSWVTGILVSFNKYYNFMLWLEGNKLHKRSGLLTLSEGTIPLKRVQALLFRANALMRHFRWYALQLQTMGLESAQKGEQLAAPLARLSEAQAIGRRIYPFEMPAAFHPVSRLTIRRAIVRYTVLLALAMAALAYWAGVAVAWLLLLLPLIVVYAIMRYRNMGYAFDDTTLFVRKGVFIYTVWVIPIARFQVLYTSSSFFQRRLGLQTVYADTAGAGNVTSAEIFDLPADEAGRVVDALYARFKAPFTSASDDHPLVGEVSPRS